The segment CGTTCGCACGGGCTGCTGCGTTGACACGCATAATCCAAAGCTTGCGGAAATCGCGTTTTTTCTGTTTGCGTCCTGCGAAGGACGTTGTAAGTGCATGCAGGTAGGCTTCACGGGCGCGGCGGTACACATTTTTCTTGCGTCCCCAGAAACCTTTGGTGATTGAATAAAGTTTTTTATGTTTATTGCGGCTTGCGCTTGATCCTCTTACTCTCATAGCTGGTCACTCCTTAATTTGTCTGTATGTTGTCCGCTCAGAACTTATGCGTACGGAAGTACTTTTTTGACGTGGGCTTTTGTGGCTGTCGTCA is part of the Candidatus Equadaptatus faecalis genome and harbors:
- the rplT gene encoding 50S ribosomal protein L20 translates to MRVRGSSASRNKHKKLYSITKGFWGRKKNVYRRAREAYLHALTTSFAGRKQKKRDFRKLWIMRVNAAARANGMSYSSLINGLKKANITINRKMLAELAINDSQAFAQLVEKAKAAL